One part of the Prochlorococcus marinus str. MIT 9313 genome encodes these proteins:
- the metH gene encoding methionine synthase has product MRDRMTAGPLDITRPESAFLARLHSSERPVLVFDGATGTSLQKQNLSADDFGGALLEGCNENLVVTRPDAVKEVHRQFLESGCDVIETNSFGAASIVLAEYGLEDQAFELNRQAAQLAKSMAVQYSTKDQPRFVAGSIGPTTKLPTLGHIAFDTMRDSFQEQAEGLLAGDVDLFIVETCQDVLQIKAALQGIECAFLKANERRPIMVSVTMETTGTMLLGSDIASVVTILEPFPIDILGLNCATGPEQMKEHIRYLSEHSPFTISCIPNAGLPENIGGVAHYRLKPLELKMQLMHFVEDLGVQVIGGCCGTTPEHTSALAELAKEMRAAQRPCRQGENEQQRQLFGYEPSAASIYGITPYHQDNSFLIIGERLNASGSKKVRELLNSEDWDGLVGLARGQLKENAHILDVNVDYVGRDGEKDMNQLVSRLVTNINLPLMLDSTEWQKMEAGLKVAGGKCILNSTNYEDGEERFFKVLDLAKKYGAGLVIGTIDENGMARTAMQKVAIAKRAYRDATEYGIPAHEIFYDPLALPISTGIEEDRRNGLETIEAIRVIREELEAVHVVLGVSNVSFGLSPAARITLNSVFLHDCTDAGMDAAIVSPAKILPLNKVSDEQQKICRDLINDHRRFENEICTYDPLTELTSLFEGVSAKEARASGPSLADLPVEDRLKQHIIDGERIGLNEALDEGLESYKPLQLVNTFLLDGMKVVGELFGSGKMQLPFVLQSAQTMKAAVAYLEPYMEKSAGDKSSKAKFLIATVKGDVHDIGKNLVDIILTNNGYEVINLGIKQDSASIINAQMTHQADCIAMSGLLVKSTAFMKSNLQEFNDSGITVPVILGGAALTPRFVNHDCSEVYKGKLIYGKDAFTDLRFMDAYVKALSNDRWDDCRGFLDGTPDGLTLGGQSTESDSPHSSNDEDPQEENQKNIQDINLAVNTNRSEKVSQEDAVTPPFLGSKHLKLDKIPLDEIIQYLDRNALFSGQWQIRKRKDQSREQYDQYINDEIEPILQHWLHRIRNESLLHPGVAYGYFPCGRRDNDLLVFNSEGQSLLGKFNLPRQKGGNRYCIADFYRDLEGGLPKDILPMQAVTMGENASIFAQKLFESDAYTDYLFFHGLAVQLAEALAEWTHSLIRCECGFKSDEPKTLQDVLAQRYRGSRFSFGYPACPNVGDSRQQLNWLKADLIGLTMDPNDQLHPEQSTTALVTLHSKARYFSA; this is encoded by the coding sequence ATGAGAGACAGGATGACAGCAGGACCATTGGATATCACCAGACCAGAATCAGCTTTTTTGGCACGCCTCCACTCGTCAGAACGTCCTGTTCTTGTATTTGATGGTGCCACGGGTACATCCCTGCAAAAACAGAATCTCAGTGCTGATGATTTTGGTGGTGCATTACTAGAAGGATGTAATGAGAATCTTGTCGTTACTCGACCAGACGCAGTGAAGGAGGTGCATCGCCAATTCCTTGAATCAGGTTGCGATGTCATTGAGACAAATTCCTTTGGTGCTGCTTCCATTGTTCTTGCGGAATATGGATTAGAAGACCAGGCATTTGAACTGAATAGACAAGCTGCACAGTTAGCAAAATCAATGGCAGTTCAATACAGCACAAAAGATCAACCTCGTTTTGTCGCAGGATCCATCGGACCAACAACAAAGTTGCCAACACTTGGTCACATCGCATTTGACACGATGCGTGACTCCTTCCAAGAACAAGCAGAGGGACTATTAGCAGGAGATGTTGACCTTTTTATTGTTGAGACTTGCCAGGACGTCCTACAAATCAAGGCCGCATTGCAAGGAATAGAATGTGCATTCTTAAAAGCTAATGAACGTCGCCCTATCATGGTTTCAGTGACAATGGAAACCACAGGAACGATGCTTTTGGGGTCAGATATCGCTTCTGTTGTGACAATTTTAGAACCATTCCCTATTGATATTCTTGGTCTTAATTGTGCTACTGGTCCTGAACAAATGAAGGAACATATACGCTATCTGTCAGAACACTCACCTTTTACAATTAGTTGCATCCCCAATGCAGGTCTACCAGAAAATATTGGCGGGGTTGCTCATTACAGATTAAAGCCACTGGAACTAAAAATGCAACTCATGCATTTTGTTGAGGATCTTGGTGTTCAAGTCATAGGGGGATGCTGCGGTACAACTCCAGAACACACTTCTGCATTAGCAGAACTTGCAAAAGAGATGCGTGCTGCTCAAAGACCATGTCGACAAGGTGAAAACGAACAGCAACGCCAACTCTTCGGGTATGAACCATCAGCTGCTTCAATTTATGGAATTACTCCCTATCACCAAGACAATTCGTTTTTGATCATTGGTGAACGTCTAAATGCAAGTGGTTCGAAGAAAGTTAGAGAGCTATTGAATAGTGAAGACTGGGATGGTCTTGTTGGTCTTGCACGAGGGCAGCTTAAAGAGAATGCACATATTCTTGATGTTAATGTCGACTACGTTGGGCGTGATGGTGAGAAAGATATGAATCAACTTGTTAGCCGTCTCGTAACTAACATTAATCTTCCATTGATGCTCGATTCAACAGAATGGCAGAAAATGGAGGCAGGGCTAAAGGTTGCTGGTGGTAAATGTATACTTAATTCCACAAACTACGAGGATGGAGAGGAACGTTTCTTCAAGGTTTTAGATCTAGCAAAAAAATATGGTGCTGGATTAGTCATTGGAACCATCGATGAGAATGGTATGGCAAGAACAGCGATGCAGAAAGTCGCGATTGCAAAACGGGCTTATCGTGATGCAACTGAATATGGCATACCTGCTCATGAAATATTCTATGATCCACTTGCTCTGCCAATTTCAACTGGTATCGAAGAGGATAGGCGAAATGGCCTTGAGACAATAGAAGCAATACGAGTTATTCGTGAAGAGCTAGAGGCAGTACATGTTGTTCTAGGTGTCTCTAATGTAAGCTTCGGATTATCTCCAGCTGCCAGAATTACTCTCAACTCGGTATTTCTTCATGACTGTACAGATGCTGGAATGGATGCAGCTATAGTTTCACCTGCAAAAATTCTGCCTCTCAATAAAGTAAGTGATGAACAACAAAAGATATGTCGTGACTTAATAAATGACCACAGACGCTTTGAAAATGAGATCTGTACCTACGATCCTTTAACAGAGCTAACTAGTCTATTTGAGGGGGTTAGCGCTAAGGAAGCACGTGCTTCAGGCCCTTCATTGGCTGATTTGCCTGTTGAAGATCGACTCAAGCAGCACATTATTGATGGAGAGAGAATTGGTCTGAATGAAGCCCTCGATGAAGGTTTGGAATCGTACAAGCCTCTACAACTTGTCAATACATTTCTTCTGGATGGAATGAAGGTTGTTGGAGAGCTTTTCGGTTCAGGAAAAATGCAACTCCCTTTTGTTCTTCAATCAGCTCAAACGATGAAGGCAGCCGTTGCTTACCTTGAACCGTATATGGAAAAATCAGCAGGAGATAAATCATCTAAAGCAAAATTCCTAATTGCTACAGTAAAAGGCGATGTACATGATATTGGCAAGAATCTAGTTGATATTATTTTAACAAATAATGGCTATGAGGTGATTAACTTAGGGATTAAACAGGACTCGGCTTCAATTATAAATGCTCAAATGACACACCAGGCAGATTGTATTGCCATGAGTGGACTACTGGTAAAATCAACAGCATTCATGAAGAGCAATCTTCAGGAATTTAATGATTCTGGTATTACCGTTCCAGTGATATTAGGTGGTGCAGCTCTGACCCCTAGATTTGTAAACCACGATTGCAGCGAAGTCTATAAAGGGAAGCTTATTTATGGCAAGGATGCATTTACAGATCTAAGGTTTATGGACGCCTATGTCAAGGCACTTTCTAATGATCGTTGGGATGATTGTAGAGGGTTTCTTGACGGCACTCCTGATGGGTTGACACTAGGAGGGCAATCTACTGAATCTGATTCACCTCACTCAAGCAATGACGAAGATCCTCAAGAGGAAAACCAAAAGAACATCCAAGATATTAATTTAGCAGTTAATACTAATCGTTCTGAAAAAGTCAGCCAAGAAGACGCAGTCACTCCTCCATTCCTTGGTTCAAAACATCTGAAACTAGACAAAATTCCTCTTGACGAGATCATTCAATATCTAGACCGAAACGCTTTATTTTCAGGGCAATGGCAAATACGCAAAAGAAAGGATCAATCTCGTGAGCAATATGATCAGTATATTAATGATGAAATAGAACCAATATTGCAACATTGGCTCCATAGAATTCGTAACGAGTCACTTTTACATCCTGGAGTCGCATATGGGTATTTCCCTTGTGGTCGGAGAGATAATGATCTTTTAGTTTTCAATAGTGAAGGCCAAAGTTTGCTTGGCAAGTTTAATCTTCCACGCCAAAAAGGTGGTAATAGATATTGTATTGCTGATTTCTATAGAGACCTTGAAGGCGGCTTGCCTAAGGATATTTTACCTATGCAAGCTGTAACAATGGGCGAGAATGCGAGTATTTTTGCGCAGAAGTTATTTGAATCAGATGCATATACTGACTATCTCTTTTTTCATGGACTTGCAGTTCAACTGGCTGAGGCTCTCGCCGAATGGACGCATTCACTAATACGTTGTGAGTGTGGATTTAAATCAGACGAGCCTAAAACTTTGCAAGATGTACTTGCACAGCGCTACAGAGGCAGTCGCTTTTCATTCGGCTACCCTGCCTGCCCAAACGTTGGCGATTCTCGCCAACAATTGAATTGGTTAAAAGCCGACTTAATCGGTTTGACAATGGATCCAAATGATCAGCTACACCCTGAGCAGAGCACAACGGCTCTGGTTACTCTTCACAGCAAGGCTAGATATTTCAGTGCCTAA
- a CDS encoding SpoIID/LytB domain-containing protein, whose protein sequence is MKNQGHNLLNFSKVILSCGLIVAVINILLISIHSFHQRTARNQLMNLFLEGMQAIKEDKSLSKNSKNVSSQTPTYSALLSSKDDDSLSLELKVGLISQNPPIQIKIKDLGFCKLPSGRLINEHTLNNMLKIKNTQIADIKCFATTSSGILVNNQPYRSKVYLVNRSNGWIAVNQLSLEDYVASVVGAEMPSLWNMEALKAQAVAARSYALAHIARPVNKDFHLGDTTRWQAYRGIASQTSRSTQATQATKGIVLRYKGGIVESLYASTADISLQAHGHLGASMSQHGAQKLARSGLKFNEILARYYTGASLAKLQSRGN, encoded by the coding sequence GTGAAAAATCAAGGTCATAATCTTCTCAATTTTTCAAAAGTAATACTATCTTGTGGTCTCATCGTGGCTGTCATTAATATCCTTCTAATCTCAATTCATAGTTTCCATCAAAGAACAGCAAGAAATCAACTTATGAACCTATTTCTGGAGGGTATGCAAGCCATAAAAGAAGACAAATCACTCTCAAAAAATTCGAAGAACGTTTCTTCGCAAACACCAACCTATTCTGCACTTCTCTCTTCTAAGGATGATGATTCCTTGTCTTTAGAGTTAAAAGTTGGTCTGATTAGCCAAAATCCACCAATACAAATAAAAATAAAGGATTTAGGGTTTTGTAAACTTCCCTCTGGGAGGCTTATTAACGAGCATACTCTAAATAATATGTTGAAGATAAAGAATACTCAGATTGCTGATATCAAATGTTTTGCCACAACCAGTAGCGGCATCCTAGTCAACAATCAGCCTTATAGATCTAAAGTTTATTTAGTTAACCGGAGCAATGGCTGGATTGCGGTTAACCAACTCTCGCTTGAGGATTATGTCGCTTCTGTTGTTGGTGCTGAAATGCCCAGTCTTTGGAATATGGAGGCTCTTAAAGCTCAGGCGGTTGCTGCACGTTCTTATGCGCTTGCCCATATCGCAAGACCTGTGAACAAGGATTTCCATCTCGGTGACACCACCCGTTGGCAGGCATACCGAGGGATAGCAAGCCAAACATCACGCTCTACGCAAGCAACTCAAGCCACCAAGGGAATTGTTCTTCGCTACAAGGGAGGAATTGTTGAAAGCCTTTATGCGTCAACGGCAGACATCAGTTTGCAAGCTCATGGCCACCTAGGAGCGAGCATGAGCCAGCATGGGGCCCAGAAATTGGCACGGAGTGGTTTGAAGTTCAATGAAATTCTTGCTAGGTATTACACAGGTGCTTCCCTAGCCAAACTACAAAGCCGTGGCAATTGA
- a CDS encoding ATP adenylyltransferase family protein codes for MAIEHYWDQALERSTAAQLNGALVPLSTELTRIRARQGEPFELRKLKGHPPSHLLARGPKPNPFLPWDPSLEVSEIGMRHVLILNKYPVQKGHMLLITREWAPQHGWLSYDDWEALLSVDQDTKGLWFFNSSPTAGASQPHRHLQLLRRCDDDRSCPRQEWFQSLVNSSPRESCQLTQCCAATARAQNHDAQIHYQAYLTLCEKIGLGNPAENQHPRQPYNLLLTKEWMALILRSREGIAGFSINALGFAGYLLATETSDLDWLNHHGPEALLEGVVKTIQ; via the coding sequence GTGGCAATTGAGCATTACTGGGATCAGGCGCTTGAACGCAGCACTGCAGCACAACTCAATGGTGCACTGGTACCTCTCAGCACCGAGCTCACAAGAATTCGAGCACGACAAGGAGAACCCTTTGAACTGCGCAAGCTAAAAGGCCACCCGCCATCTCATCTCCTAGCCAGAGGTCCAAAACCTAACCCGTTTTTACCTTGGGATCCAAGCTTGGAGGTTAGTGAAATTGGCATGAGACATGTGCTAATTCTCAACAAATATCCGGTTCAAAAGGGACACATGTTGTTGATCACACGTGAATGGGCCCCTCAGCATGGTTGGCTTAGTTATGATGACTGGGAGGCACTGCTAAGTGTTGATCAGGACACCAAGGGGCTTTGGTTTTTTAATAGTTCTCCAACGGCTGGAGCTAGTCAACCTCACAGACACTTGCAATTGCTAAGACGATGCGACGACGATCGCAGTTGTCCTCGACAGGAATGGTTTCAATCATTGGTAAACTCCTCACCCAGGGAAAGCTGTCAACTTACTCAATGCTGTGCTGCAACAGCTAGAGCACAGAATCATGATGCTCAAATTCATTATCAAGCTTATCTAACCCTTTGCGAAAAGATTGGACTTGGTAATCCGGCAGAGAATCAACATCCAAGACAACCATACAATTTGCTGCTCACGAAGGAATGGATGGCACTGATACTTCGAAGCCGAGAGGGAATTGCAGGCTTCAGCATTAATGCACTTGGATTTGCCGGTTACCTTCTAGCCACAGAAACATCTGATCTGGACTGGCTTAATCATCATGGGCCTGAGGCCTTGCTAGAAGGCGTGGTCAAGACGATTCAGTGA
- a CDS encoding sigma-70 family RNA polymerase sigma factor, which translates to MNAKLKRRNKQIEEHLQLVRPIALHYAFRTGQDKEDLTQVGMLGLIRAAHSFKPVNQYHFPPLQNRIYVVPSFTTSGIV; encoded by the coding sequence ATGAATGCCAAACTCAAACGTCGAAATAAGCAGATCGAAGAACATCTGCAACTCGTTAGGCCAATAGCACTCCACTACGCTTTTCGTACTGGACAGGACAAAGAGGACCTCACTCAGGTCGGAATGCTAGGCCTTATCCGAGCAGCACATTCTTTCAAACCAGTAAATCAGTACCATTTTCCGCCTTTGCAAAACCGCATATACGTGGTGCCATCCTTCACTACCTCAGGGATAGTGTAG
- a CDS encoding DUF3370 domain-containing protein, which yields MAGQSARPLNGSFNKVPVLHSNQPETVVGSGILVNTAPGSAVVVRTGQQLRNAEFTFDGKFGIHIHHKYYPRDRRKLGNSRKRGLLTVAAIANNPTDSSIELKFDRGSVKNSFEAPYHSNKLMGVKPLGPRPWNTGPGDATAVQMLRGKLDRKLADNIVIPPHTKKIVFTTQIPARGIANGLLSGTSNGPFQLAVVAAEGATSEKNLIAILNSRRLAPGRTYLSRIGEIETGKVFSRVAGVAIGDHYTAKLNHDLKHGALHVPLTSTRKHHFGTREIQVNRLETRMIDSAVNNVGTYGVRFDITLNLKGSGTHQLVLSHPAATEKKKPFTAFRGSIGIKTENKYKEVHVGLRSGQSLPISDLELTEKKDNPVTISLVYPADNTPGHLLSVVPVEQYTQAMQKEGKAKKVKLPVTASNNYNAQPLAPKRIAKTKVVEMNRNSMKQRHQDNYKLSTNKKQLLTNESIGHNSPVNMPPILISNPSTNNTMPSAIINPQRVNSSLRKHYNEAIKAQQQWLHQLQN from the coding sequence ATGGCTGGACAGTCAGCACGTCCACTCAATGGAAGCTTTAATAAAGTTCCCGTTCTCCACTCCAACCAGCCGGAGACAGTTGTTGGTTCAGGAATACTTGTTAATACAGCTCCGGGCTCAGCAGTAGTCGTCCGTACAGGGCAACAATTAAGAAATGCAGAATTTACCTTTGACGGCAAGTTCGGGATTCACATTCATCATAAGTATTATCCTCGCGACAGACGTAAACTTGGCAACAGCCGAAAACGTGGATTGCTTACTGTTGCAGCAATAGCAAACAATCCAACAGATTCATCAATTGAACTTAAATTTGATCGAGGTTCAGTTAAAAATAGTTTTGAGGCTCCTTATCATTCGAATAAACTTATGGGTGTGAAGCCCCTGGGACCTCGTCCCTGGAATACAGGTCCGGGGGATGCAACAGCTGTACAGATGCTGCGAGGTAAATTGGACAGAAAGTTAGCAGATAATATTGTCATTCCACCTCATACTAAAAAAATTGTATTCACAACACAAATACCTGCAAGAGGGATTGCCAACGGACTGCTTAGTGGAACTAGCAACGGACCTTTTCAATTAGCTGTGGTTGCAGCAGAAGGGGCCACATCAGAAAAGAATCTGATCGCTATTCTTAATTCAAGGCGATTGGCGCCTGGACGTACTTATCTCAGTAGAATCGGTGAAATTGAAACGGGCAAGGTTTTTTCGCGTGTAGCAGGAGTAGCAATTGGTGATCACTATACCGCTAAACTAAATCATGACCTTAAACATGGTGCTCTTCATGTACCTCTTACCAGTACTCGTAAACATCATTTTGGCACAAGAGAGATCCAGGTCAACCGACTGGAAACTCGCATGATTGATTCTGCCGTCAATAATGTAGGGACTTACGGGGTACGTTTTGATATCACCCTTAATCTAAAAGGCTCAGGCACTCATCAATTAGTTCTAAGCCACCCTGCAGCAACAGAAAAAAAGAAACCATTCACGGCATTTCGTGGTTCAATCGGAATCAAGACTGAGAATAAATACAAAGAAGTTCATGTAGGACTACGCTCAGGACAAAGTCTTCCTATATCTGACCTAGAGTTGACAGAAAAAAAGGATAATCCTGTTACTATTAGTTTAGTCTATCCTGCAGACAATACACCGGGGCATCTGCTAAGTGTTGTTCCAGTTGAACAGTATACTCAGGCTATGCAGAAAGAAGGAAAGGCAAAGAAAGTAAAGCTGCCTGTGACAGCAAGTAATAATTATAATGCCCAACCATTAGCTCCAAAGCGTATAGCGAAAACAAAGGTTGTTGAGATGAACAGGAATTCGATGAAACAAAGACATCAAGACAATTACAAATTGAGCACAAACAAAAAGCAACTATTAACGAATGAATCCATTGGTCACAATTCTCCGGTCAACATGCCACCAATACTCATTTCCAATCCTAGTACAAATAATACTATGCCATCAGCAATTATCAATCCGCAAAGAGTCAATTCGAGCCTTAGAAAACACTACAACGAAGCCATAAAGGCACAACAGCAATGGTTGCATCAACTGCAAAACTAA
- a CDS encoding molecular chaperone DnaJ produces the protein MKASEDNSRRRITVELPNHLIARLDELKREWGLRARGDLLVRLLEELFTPQENDQDDQKFGELYQINEQAPLENDDNGSLSRSLPSEYDETKALVLIGRGANDRGRPGVKPEGNKVESSYEVKTTHPVGIDLPGFVRKQTDNLRESLGKNKSGENSRDLPLVTTVADTDVIESLNAANRHWISLYGNPPGETVVEAAMIWLARDIWLHVDGTDGRPFTWSAANRLMTELCSSWQVKPATFELVMVVAGILEDPFACKSLSERMPTLIRRFVNRFKRSRQVTSFQTLESTMTLHGALKLLKLPSHAGAPMTLSTIREAYKFQAITIHPDAGGSTEAMRRLNEAYQLLKELYREKPN, from the coding sequence GTGAAAGCGTCCGAAGACAATTCGAGGCGACGGATTACCGTTGAACTACCAAATCATCTAATCGCAAGACTTGATGAACTTAAAAGGGAATGGGGGTTAAGAGCTAGAGGGGATCTATTAGTACGTTTACTTGAAGAACTTTTTACCCCTCAAGAGAATGATCAAGATGATCAAAAGTTTGGAGAACTATATCAAATAAATGAGCAAGCTCCACTCGAAAATGATGATAATGGGTCATTGTCTAGATCTTTACCTAGCGAATACGATGAGACAAAAGCACTGGTTTTAATAGGGCGGGGGGCGAATGATAGAGGTAGACCTGGCGTTAAGCCAGAGGGAAACAAAGTAGAAAGTAGTTATGAAGTTAAGACAACACATCCAGTTGGGATTGATTTACCAGGCTTTGTGCGTAAACAAACGGATAATCTTAGAGAAAGTCTTGGCAAAAACAAATCAGGTGAGAATTCGAGGGACTTGCCCTTAGTTACAACAGTTGCTGATACTGATGTGATTGAAAGTCTTAATGCCGCAAATCGACACTGGATATCACTTTATGGAAATCCCCCAGGGGAGACAGTTGTTGAAGCTGCAATGATCTGGTTAGCAAGGGACATATGGCTTCATGTCGATGGCACTGATGGAAGGCCGTTCACATGGAGTGCAGCAAATCGTCTGATGACAGAACTCTGTTCAAGTTGGCAGGTTAAACCGGCGACCTTTGAGCTTGTGATGGTGGTTGCTGGGATTTTGGAGGATCCGTTTGCCTGCAAAAGCCTTTCAGAGAGAATGCCCACACTAATCCGCAGATTTGTCAATCGCTTTAAACGAAGTCGTCAGGTCACCTCGTTCCAAACACTTGAATCAACAATGACACTTCATGGAGCACTCAAACTACTCAAGCTGCCATCGCATGCTGGTGCACCAATGACACTTTCTACCATTCGAGAGGCCTACAAATTTCAGGCGATAACCATCCATCCGGACGCTGGAGGTTCAACAGAGGCAATGAGAAGGCTAAATGAAGCATATCAATTGCTTAAAGAGCTCTACCGTGAGAAACCCAATTAG
- the rlmD gene encoding 23S rRNA (uracil(1939)-C(5))-methyltransferase RlmD, with translation MTSSTDSNLTLIPSPGDKVEITCLDLDRHGNGLARWNNWVVIVNDLLPGESAQIEFVRRHRNQFLARKVQTIETVASRRPPPCKIAKECGGCSIQHLSDHGQTLLKQGHLRQILLRLGQLDHKIEPIMTDYNRALGYRNRALIPLYRNSEGQLHMGYYRRGSHQIIDLNRCPVLDRGIDQYLASIKDDLQQQNWPADSDLSSGEGLRHLGIRIGQKTKQVLITLVSSTTQLSGLHQQAKEWYSRWPEVRGITLNIQRQRNNLVLGQETILLAGDLEIEEHFYNLSLLLSTTTFFQVNTLQAERIVSKLIEWLSTASLDINIIDAYCGIGTISLPIAATGYHVIGLELHAEAITQANKNALRNSLDNVSFLCGDVSLLLAKKLQRNDVLVLDPPRKGLDQMVIKTILSIQPERVAYLSCDPATLARDLKQLIVPNGPYQIDELQPIDFFPQTMHIECLALLTRISS, from the coding sequence ATGACTAGCTCTACAGACTCAAATTTGACATTAATACCTTCCCCAGGGGATAAGGTTGAGATCACATGCTTAGATTTAGATCGTCATGGTAATGGTCTGGCTCGATGGAACAATTGGGTTGTGATAGTCAATGACCTTCTGCCTGGTGAAAGTGCACAAATAGAGTTTGTAAGGCGCCATCGAAACCAGTTTTTGGCCCGCAAGGTTCAAACAATTGAGACAGTTGCAAGTCGCAGACCGCCCCCATGCAAAATCGCTAAGGAATGTGGAGGTTGCTCCATACAACATCTTAGTGATCATGGACAAACCTTATTAAAGCAAGGTCATCTGCGGCAAATACTTCTACGTTTAGGTCAATTAGATCATAAGATAGAACCAATCATGACGGATTATAATAGAGCTCTGGGGTATCGAAATAGAGCATTAATTCCTCTATATCGCAATAGTGAAGGACAGTTACATATGGGTTATTACCGACGCGGCAGTCACCAAATTATTGATCTCAATCGATGTCCGGTTTTGGATCGAGGAATCGATCAATATCTGGCCTCGATTAAGGATGATCTTCAACAGCAGAATTGGCCTGCAGATTCTGACCTATCTTCTGGTGAAGGACTCCGGCATCTAGGCATTCGTATTGGCCAAAAAACAAAACAAGTGCTGATCACACTGGTAAGTAGTACCACTCAACTCTCTGGCCTCCATCAACAAGCCAAGGAATGGTATAGTCGGTGGCCGGAAGTAAGAGGAATAACTTTAAACATCCAACGACAGAGGAACAATCTTGTTCTTGGTCAAGAAACTATATTGCTTGCTGGTGATCTTGAAATTGAGGAGCATTTTTACAATCTCTCCTTATTGCTGTCCACCACAACATTTTTTCAAGTAAACACTCTTCAGGCAGAACGCATTGTCTCAAAATTAATTGAATGGCTATCCACTGCTTCGCTCGACATTAATATAATTGACGCATATTGTGGAATTGGCACAATTTCTCTCCCCATTGCAGCAACTGGCTATCATGTAATAGGTCTTGAACTTCATGCAGAAGCTATTACTCAAGCAAATAAAAATGCCTTACGAAATAGTCTTGATAATGTTTCGTTTTTATGCGGTGATGTTTCCTTATTATTGGCCAAAAAACTTCAACGTAATGATGTGTTGGTGCTAGATCCACCGCGTAAAGGTTTAGATCAAATGGTGATTAAAACAATCCTTTCAATTCAACCTGAAAGAGTGGCATATCTTAGTTGTGATCCTGCCACATTAGCTCGTGACCTCAAGCAATTGATCGTACCAAATGGACCCTATCAGATTGATGAATTACAACCCATTGATTTCTTTCCACAAACAATGCATATCGAATGTCTGGCACTGTTAACTCGTATTAGCTCCTAA